From the Nonlabens marinus S1-08 genome, one window contains:
- a CDS encoding polysaccharide biosynthesis C-terminal domain-containing protein yields the protein MGIVIKHSSWNLVITGIGFVLGAVNVLVLATAYLSDDYYGLWNYILSTSFLLFPLMSFGLHNTIVKYYSTFETDRQRNNFLTQMLFWPLVGAIPIFGLVYWFYEDLKMLITTTNPMVGDYLWPILLIAVFQAYFEIFYAWTKVYLKTIEGNFLKEVFYRAAATVALLLVVFDIISQVQFIQSLILIYFLRMLLMGILAWRTYAPKFVFYKLEAGRELLWYSTLMVVAGSVGTALIDLDKNMLNQYMDIANISYYGVAGFIATVIAIPARGMAQIMHPLTAGYFNAGHLDKVENLYKRSSLNLTIVSGLLLVLIVCNVNEFYQLLPAEFAVAIPVVFLICLVKFTENLLGSNNAILYNTNLYQFTLWLGLGLALVAWGLNMWLIPAYGLLGAAVATCISYVVYAFAKAYYVQLKLKIHPWTSQTGISLLVMGVLTVVFYPWDFHWNVLVNIGLKSSLITAAFSLIVYRLKLSKEINEAVHSFLRKRKRLP from the coding sequence ATGGGAATAGTCATAAAGCATAGCAGTTGGAATCTAGTGATTACAGGCATAGGCTTTGTGCTAGGAGCGGTCAACGTTTTAGTACTGGCAACCGCGTATTTGAGTGATGATTACTATGGACTGTGGAATTATATTCTAAGTACTTCGTTTTTGCTTTTTCCATTAATGTCATTTGGACTTCACAACACCATCGTCAAATATTACAGCACTTTTGAAACGGATCGTCAACGGAATAATTTTCTAACCCAGATGCTGTTTTGGCCGTTAGTAGGAGCGATACCTATTTTTGGTCTAGTCTATTGGTTTTATGAGGATTTGAAAATGCTTATTACAACTACCAATCCTATGGTAGGGGACTATCTGTGGCCCATTCTTTTGATTGCTGTCTTTCAAGCTTATTTTGAAATATTTTATGCGTGGACAAAGGTGTATTTGAAAACCATCGAAGGCAACTTTTTAAAGGAGGTATTTTATAGAGCTGCCGCAACTGTGGCATTGTTACTTGTTGTATTTGATATAATAAGTCAGGTACAATTTATCCAAAGCCTGATTTTGATTTATTTTTTGCGCATGCTGTTGATGGGCATTCTGGCATGGCGCACTTATGCTCCTAAATTTGTTTTTTATAAATTGGAAGCTGGTCGTGAGTTGCTATGGTATTCTACACTTATGGTTGTTGCGGGTAGTGTAGGAACCGCCCTGATTGACTTAGATAAAAACATGCTCAACCAGTATATGGACATAGCAAACATAAGCTACTATGGGGTTGCTGGATTTATCGCGACAGTTATTGCCATACCAGCTAGAGGAATGGCTCAAATCATGCACCCTTTAACAGCGGGTTATTTTAATGCGGGTCACCTGGATAAAGTAGAAAATTTATACAAACGCAGCTCCCTGAATCTTACTATCGTCTCGGGACTTTTACTTGTACTAATCGTATGTAATGTTAACGAGTTTTATCAGCTGCTTCCAGCGGAATTTGCGGTGGCGATTCCTGTGGTGTTTCTAATATGCTTGGTTAAATTCACAGAGAATCTGTTGGGTAGTAATAATGCGATTCTCTACAATACTAATCTTTATCAATTCACGCTTTGGTTAGGCTTGGGACTTGCACTAGTAGCTTGGGGTTTGAACATGTGGTTGATCCCAGCTTATGGTTTGTTAGGTGCTGCAGTGGCTACTTGTATATCTTATGTGGTTTACGCTTTCGCGAAAGCGTACTACGTCCAGCTTAAACTTAAGATCCATCCTTGGACTTCGCAGACAGGAATTAGTTTACTGGTCATGGGAGTCCTTACGGTTGTATTTTATCCTTGGGATTTCCATTGGAACGTTTTGGTCAACATAGGTTTAAAAAGTTCTCTGATAACAGCAGCATTTAGTTTGATTGTATACCGACTGAAATTATCTAAGGAGATTAATGAAGCTGTACATTCATTTTTACGCAAAAGAAAACGCCTTCCTTAA
- a CDS encoding glycosyltransferase family protein, with protein MKKNIFIVTYYWPPAGGPGVQRWLKFVKYLSKDDFDIHVVIPENPDYPSIDDSLMGEIPEDITMIKVHIQEPSRALKKLFGTKTKKLQRGFIEKSPGALEKILLWIRGNMFIPDARKAWADKVMQRLENDSAFAKADTLITTGPPHSVHLTGLWLKNHPSLSHIKWLADFRDPWTTIGYHKDLKLTKAAAKKHLQLETQVLQTADQIIVTSPSTKAEFSNKTKKSITVITNGYDMKTNSSKAPDGKFTLSHIGTLLADRDPLMLWKTLSELVTEDPEFSQDFELQLAGNVSKTVISSIKVAGLGSHLKLLGYVDHDHAVQLMFESQVLLLIEINSLMTKAIIPGKLFEYLASRRPIIGIGPEDSDIEQILKETDAGHYFTYDGANLKQQIRQFYQSYKKEKLEGNSSDISKYHRKQLTQQLVDLLNS; from the coding sequence TTGAAAAAAAACATCTTTATTGTCACTTATTATTGGCCTCCCGCTGGTGGGCCAGGAGTACAACGATGGTTGAAATTTGTAAAGTACCTGTCTAAAGATGATTTTGACATTCATGTAGTGATTCCTGAGAATCCAGATTATCCCAGTATTGACGATTCTCTAATGGGAGAAATTCCAGAGGATATCACCATGATTAAAGTACACATCCAGGAGCCTAGTCGTGCGCTCAAGAAACTTTTTGGAACTAAAACTAAAAAGCTGCAACGTGGTTTCATAGAGAAGTCTCCTGGTGCTTTAGAAAAGATATTGCTTTGGATACGTGGGAATATGTTTATCCCAGATGCACGTAAGGCATGGGCTGACAAGGTGATGCAACGACTTGAGAATGATTCCGCTTTCGCGAAAGCGGATACCCTCATCACTACGGGACCACCACATTCTGTGCACTTGACTGGATTGTGGCTTAAAAATCACCCATCCTTGTCCCACATCAAATGGCTAGCAGATTTCCGTGATCCATGGACCACTATAGGTTACCACAAGGATTTGAAACTGACCAAAGCCGCTGCAAAAAAACATTTGCAACTAGAAACACAAGTGTTGCAAACCGCTGATCAAATTATAGTAACAAGCCCTTCTACTAAAGCAGAATTCTCTAATAAAACAAAGAAGTCCATTACAGTTATTACTAATGGTTATGATATGAAAACTAATAGCAGTAAGGCTCCTGACGGCAAGTTTACCTTGAGCCACATAGGGACCTTGCTGGCAGATCGCGATCCATTGATGTTGTGGAAAACGCTAAGCGAATTAGTAACAGAGGATCCAGAGTTCAGTCAAGATTTTGAATTGCAATTAGCCGGAAACGTGAGTAAAACAGTTATTTCCTCTATTAAAGTAGCTGGATTAGGTTCGCACTTGAAATTACTGGGTTATGTGGATCATGATCACGCAGTTCAATTGATGTTTGAAAGCCAGGTGTTATTACTTATTGAAATAAACAGTTTGATGACTAAGGCGATCATACCAGGAAAACTATTTGAATACCTCGCGAGTCGTCGGCCTATTATCGGCATCGGCCCTGAAGATTCTGACATAGAGCAAATACTTAAAGAAACCGATGCAGGACATTATTTTACCTATGATGGCGCAAACCTAAAGCAACAAATCAGGCAGTTTTATCAATCCTATAAAAAAGAAAAGTTAGAGGGTAATTCTAGTGATATCTCAAAGTATCATAGAAAGCAATTGACTCAACAATTAGTTGATCTTCTAAATAGCTGA